From Terriglobia bacterium, one genomic window encodes:
- the acs gene encoding acetate--CoA ligase: MAETLKGQVTETTEAQIAVHWKEEEYYRPPQKFIAQANLTDPSINERFSEKNFPKCYEEYADMLTWYERWNTVLDTNDPPFWKWFVGGKINVSYNCVDRHLDKYKNKAALIAVPEPEEEAPIAITYQELFVRVNEMAALLREFAGMKRGDRVTIHMPMVAELPITMLACARLGVIHSVVFGGFSGEACGLRAADSGSKVLIYMDGYYRSGKLIDHKAGAEIAVATAKKERQDIEKVLIWQRHPGKYSSATPLVDGRDFIVNDVLKGFRGKRVEPEKMNAEDPLFLMYTSGTTGKPKGCQHRTGGYLAYVTGTSKYIQDIHPEDVYWCMADIGWITGHSYIVYGPLALAATSVIYEGVPVYPDAGRVWRIAERLDVNIFHTSPTAIRMLRKAGGDEPKKYHYHFKHMTTVGEPIEPEVWRWYYNTVGKGEAVIVDTWWQTENGGFLCSTKPAIDAMKPGSAGPGVPGIYPVIYDEKGEELKAGAGKAGNICIKNPWPGIFQTIWGDRERFVRQYYSKYCRNTQSKDWRDWPYFAADGALLAPDGYFRILGRVDDVINVAGHRLGTKELESACLTIPEVAEAAVVPVVDEIKGRVPEIYISLRPGVKPSKEITDKVSATIEAMIGKIARPKTVHIVSDMPKTRSGKIMRRVLAAISNTMDTGDITTLANPDVVEQIRKDVQGTGAVKLKEGPEDLKQFGAQE, translated from the coding sequence ATGGCTGAAACTCTAAAAGGACAAGTTACAGAAACTACTGAAGCGCAAATTGCGGTGCACTGGAAGGAAGAAGAATACTACCGCCCGCCTCAGAAGTTTATTGCTCAAGCCAACTTGACGGATCCGAGCATCAACGAGCGGTTCAGTGAGAAAAACTTTCCCAAATGCTACGAAGAATATGCCGACATGTTGACCTGGTATGAACGATGGAACACGGTGTTGGATACCAACGATCCGCCCTTCTGGAAATGGTTCGTCGGCGGAAAGATCAACGTTTCCTACAACTGCGTCGACCGGCATTTGGACAAGTATAAGAACAAGGCGGCGCTGATTGCTGTTCCCGAGCCGGAAGAGGAGGCCCCGATTGCAATCACCTACCAGGAGCTCTTTGTGCGGGTCAATGAAATGGCCGCCCTGCTCCGCGAATTCGCGGGAATGAAGAGGGGGGACCGGGTCACCATTCACATGCCCATGGTGGCCGAACTGCCCATCACCATGCTGGCCTGTGCCCGGCTCGGAGTGATCCACTCGGTGGTCTTTGGAGGATTCAGCGGTGAGGCCTGCGGCTTGAGAGCTGCCGACTCGGGCAGCAAGGTTTTGATTTACATGGACGGCTACTACCGCAGCGGGAAACTGATCGACCACAAGGCCGGGGCGGAGATTGCGGTCGCGACCGCAAAGAAGGAGCGCCAAGACATCGAGAAGGTCCTCATCTGGCAGCGCCATCCGGGAAAGTACAGTTCCGCCACTCCCCTGGTGGATGGGCGCGATTTCATTGTGAACGATGTCCTCAAGGGCTTCCGTGGAAAGCGTGTCGAGCCGGAGAAGATGAACGCCGAGGATCCCTTGTTCCTGATGTATACCAGCGGGACGACGGGGAAGCCGAAGGGATGCCAGCATCGCACGGGCGGCTATCTGGCATATGTGACAGGGACGTCCAAGTATATTCAGGACATCCATCCTGAGGATGTGTATTGGTGCATGGCCGACATCGGTTGGATCACGGGTCACTCCTACATTGTGTATGGACCGTTGGCCCTGGCGGCAACCAGCGTCATTTATGAAGGCGTTCCCGTCTATCCGGATGCAGGCCGCGTCTGGAGGATCGCCGAACGGCTCGATGTGAATATCTTCCACACCTCGCCGACCGCCATCCGGATGTTGAGGAAAGCGGGGGGAGATGAGCCGAAGAAATATCACTATCATTTCAAGCACATGACCACGGTGGGAGAACCGATCGAACCTGAAGTGTGGCGGTGGTATTACAACACCGTCGGCAAGGGGGAGGCGGTTATCGTGGATACCTGGTGGCAAACCGAAAACGGCGGGTTCCTATGCAGCACCAAACCCGCGATTGACGCCATGAAGCCCGGGAGTGCCGGTCCTGGTGTTCCCGGAATCTATCCAGTCATTTACGATGAGAAGGGAGAAGAACTCAAGGCGGGGGCGGGGAAGGCGGGAAACATCTGTATCAAGAACCCGTGGCCGGGTATCTTCCAAACCATCTGGGGCGACCGCGAGCGCTTTGTGCGGCAGTACTACAGCAAGTACTGTAGAAATACCCAGAGCAAAGACTGGAGGGATTGGCCCTACTTTGCGGCAGACGGAGCCTTGCTGGCGCCGGATGGTTACTTCCGTATCTTGGGCCGCGTGGACGATGTCATTAATGTGGCCGGCCACCGACTGGGTACAAAGGAACTTGAGTCCGCCTGCCTCACGATTCCCGAGGTGGCCGAAGCGGCGGTGGTTCCGGTGGTGGACGAGATCAAGGGCCGTGTGCCCGAGATCTACATCTCTCTGAGACCGGGCGTCAAGCCCAGCAAGGAGATTACCGATAAGGTTAGCGCCACCATCGAAGCCATGATCGGAAAAATTGCCCGGCCCAAGACGGTGCATATCGTTTCGGATATGCCCAAGACCCGGTCCGGCAAGATCATGCGCCGCGTCCTGGCCGCTATTTCAAACACCATGGATACGGGAGACATCACCACGCTGGCCAATCCCGACGTCGTGGAACAGATCCGGAAGGATGTTCAGGGAACCGGAGCGGTCAAGCTGAAGGAAGGTCCTGAGGATTTGAAACAGTTCGGCGCCCAGGAGTAA